In a genomic window of Phycodurus eques isolate BA_2022a chromosome 2, UOR_Pequ_1.1, whole genome shotgun sequence:
- the LOC133417220 gene encoding gastrula zinc finger protein XlCGF8.2DB-like isoform X2: MDSDSRDVQQVQPELPHVKEEQVDVDISRQDGEHVEEEEAHTGEFPVIRVIVKGEDEEDEAELGEKNSGTEAGHLWDDAEDSRGEPASRPDAFECSQCDEACGETSVSMARTRGRAEDKIFICPFCGKSFHQRENLIGHTMIHTGEKPFVCSICGGSFSLKGTLMIHMRTHSGERPFPCSVCGERFSQKVNLTTHMRTHTGEKPFSCSVCGEKFSQKGNLMKHMRTHTGEKPFPCSVCGEKFSQKGNLVIHMRTHTGEKPFPCSVCGKRFALKGSLRKHTRTHTGEKPFACSVCGETFAQKGNLNIHARKHTGEKPFSCNVCQGQFVNRSQLSKHRCARDNNSAN; this comes from the exons ATGGACTCCGACTCACGAG ACGTCCAGCAAGTCCAGCCAGAGCTCCCCCACGTCAAAGAGGAACAGGTGGACGTGGACATCAGTCGGCAGGATGGAGAACAcgttgaggaggaggaggcccaCACCGGCGAGTTCCCGGTCATCCGGGTCATTGTGAAGGGTGAAGACGAGGAAGATGAAGCTGAGCTCGGGGAGAAAAATAGCGGAACGGAAGCAGGCCACCTCTGGGACGACGCCGAGGACTCCCGAGGCGAGCCGGCAAGTCGGCCCGACGCCTTCGAATGTTCCCAGTGCGACGAAGCGTGCGGCGAAACGTCCGTCTCGATGGCGCGCACGAGGGGTCGCGCGGAAGACAAAATCTTCATCTGCCCGTTTTGCGGCAAAAGCTTCCACCAGCGGGAGAACTTGATCGGCCACACGATGATCCACACGGGAGAGAAACCCTTCGTCTGCTCCATTTGCGGCGGGAGCTTCTCACTCAAAGGTACTCTCATGATCCACATGAGGACGCACAGCGGCGAGAGACCCTTTCCTTGCTCCGTTTGCGGCGAAAGATTCTCCCAGAAAGTCAACTTGACGACACACATGAGgacgcacactggagagaaacctttctcCTGCTCGGTGTGTGGCGAGAAATTCTCCCAGAAAGGAAACTTAATGAAGCACATGAGGACGCACACCGGGGAGAAACCCTTTCCCTGCTCGGTTTGTGGTGAAAAGTTCTCGCAGAAGGGAAATCTGGTGATCCACATGAGGACGCACACgggggagaaaccttttccctgcTCTGTGTGCGGTAAACGGTTTGCTCTGAAAGGCAGCTTGAGGAAACACACCAGAACGCACACCGGCGAGAAACCTTTCGCTTGCTCGGTTTGCGGCGAGACGTTTGCGCAGAAAGGCAATTTGAACATTCACGCCAGGaagcacacgggagaaaaacccttcAGCTGCAACGTGTGTCAGGGACAGTTCGTGAATAGAAGTCAGCTTAGCAAACACAGATGTGCTCGTGACAACAACAGCGCGAACTGA
- the LOC133417220 gene encoding gastrula zinc finger protein XlCGF8.2DB-like isoform X1 yields MLPSIAASCPGPEGAEQPETITLPPACLTVYVQQVQPELPHVKEEQVDVDISRQDGEHVEEEEAHTGEFPVIRVIVKGEDEEDEAELGEKNSGTEAGHLWDDAEDSRGEPASRPDAFECSQCDEACGETSVSMARTRGRAEDKIFICPFCGKSFHQRENLIGHTMIHTGEKPFVCSICGGSFSLKGTLMIHMRTHSGERPFPCSVCGERFSQKVNLTTHMRTHTGEKPFSCSVCGEKFSQKGNLMKHMRTHTGEKPFPCSVCGEKFSQKGNLVIHMRTHTGEKPFPCSVCGKRFALKGSLRKHTRTHTGEKPFACSVCGETFAQKGNLNIHARKHTGEKPFSCNVCQGQFVNRSQLSKHRCARDNNSAN; encoded by the exons ATGCTTCCATCAATcgcagcaagttgtccagggcCTGAAGGAGCAGAGCAGCCcgagaccatcacactaccgccAGCCTGTTTGACAGTTT ACGTCCAGCAAGTCCAGCCAGAGCTCCCCCACGTCAAAGAGGAACAGGTGGACGTGGACATCAGTCGGCAGGATGGAGAACAcgttgaggaggaggaggcccaCACCGGCGAGTTCCCGGTCATCCGGGTCATTGTGAAGGGTGAAGACGAGGAAGATGAAGCTGAGCTCGGGGAGAAAAATAGCGGAACGGAAGCAGGCCACCTCTGGGACGACGCCGAGGACTCCCGAGGCGAGCCGGCAAGTCGGCCCGACGCCTTCGAATGTTCCCAGTGCGACGAAGCGTGCGGCGAAACGTCCGTCTCGATGGCGCGCACGAGGGGTCGCGCGGAAGACAAAATCTTCATCTGCCCGTTTTGCGGCAAAAGCTTCCACCAGCGGGAGAACTTGATCGGCCACACGATGATCCACACGGGAGAGAAACCCTTCGTCTGCTCCATTTGCGGCGGGAGCTTCTCACTCAAAGGTACTCTCATGATCCACATGAGGACGCACAGCGGCGAGAGACCCTTTCCTTGCTCCGTTTGCGGCGAAAGATTCTCCCAGAAAGTCAACTTGACGACACACATGAGgacgcacactggagagaaacctttctcCTGCTCGGTGTGTGGCGAGAAATTCTCCCAGAAAGGAAACTTAATGAAGCACATGAGGACGCACACCGGGGAGAAACCCTTTCCCTGCTCGGTTTGTGGTGAAAAGTTCTCGCAGAAGGGAAATCTGGTGATCCACATGAGGACGCACACgggggagaaaccttttccctgcTCTGTGTGCGGTAAACGGTTTGCTCTGAAAGGCAGCTTGAGGAAACACACCAGAACGCACACCGGCGAGAAACCTTTCGCTTGCTCGGTTTGCGGCGAGACGTTTGCGCAGAAAGGCAATTTGAACATTCACGCCAGGaagcacacgggagaaaaacccttcAGCTGCAACGTGTGTCAGGGACAGTTCGTGAATAGAAGTCAGCTTAGCAAACACAGATGTGCTCGTGACAACAACAGCGCGAACTGA